Proteins co-encoded in one Arachis hypogaea cultivar Tifrunner chromosome 13, arahy.Tifrunner.gnm2.J5K5, whole genome shotgun sequence genomic window:
- the LOC112732658 gene encoding uncharacterized protein, which yields MKDPEKIIWEHARSPKSGTPLGGAAASQHRTLPKLLVLLILFVSVTYVVYTLKLLTTSRDCHEPPFSTHTHILSGIGLTAIPTINATASTLRLLNRTSAVTRRESRETATDQTQLRHVVFGIAASSKLWEKRKNYIKLWYKASEMRGVVWLDNKVSSGGMGEGLPPVRISGDTSKFSYTNKQGHRSAIRISRIVSETLAMGMENVRWFVMGDDDTVFVTENLIRVLRKYDHNQFYYIGSLSESHLQNIYFSYGMAYGGGGFAISYPLAKALQTMQDRCIQRYPGLYGSDDRMQACMAELGVPLTKEAGFHQYDVYGNLFGLLAAHPVTPLVSLHHLDVVEPIFPNVSRVEALQRLTVPMKLDSAGLMQQSICYDKSKSWTISVSWGFAVQIFRGVFSPREMEMPSRTFLNWYRRADYTAYAFNTRPVSRHPCQKPFVFYLSKARLNSTTQQTLTEYERHRIPHPECRWKMANPAFLDRVEVYKKPDPHLWDRAPRRNCCRVVKSSKKKKGTMVIHVGVCGEGEVSEA from the exons ATGAAAGATCCGGAGAAGATAATTTGGGAACACGCTAGGAGCCCCAAATCCGGCACCCCTCTAGGTGGCGCCGCCGCCTCACAGCACAGAACATTGCCCAAGCTTCTGGTTCTGCTTATCCTCTTCGTTTCAGTCACCTACGTCGTCTACACACTCAAGCTCCTCACCACCTCACGTGACTGTCACGAGCCCCCATTCTCCACCCACACCCACATCCTCTCAGGAATAGGACTAACCGCAATCCCCACCATCAATGCCACCGCCTCCACCCTCAGGCTCTTGAACCGCACCTCCGCCGTCACTCGCCGCGAATCTCGGGAAACCGCCACCGACCAGACACAGCTCCGCCACGTTGTCTTCGGGATCGCGGCCTCGTCGAAGCTCTGGGAGAAGAGGAAGAACTACATCAAGCTATGGTACAAGGCGAGCGAGATGCGCGGCGTGGTGTGGCTGGACAACAAGGTTAGCTCCGGCGGGATGGGAGAGGGGCTGCCGCCGGTGAGAATCTCGGGCGACACTTCGAAGTTCTCGTACACGAACAAGCAGGGACACCGTTCGGCGATCAGGATCTCGCGGATCGTGTCGGAGACGCTGGCGATGGGAATGGAGAACGTGCGGTGGTTCGTGATGGGGGACGACGACACCGTTTTCGTGACGGAGAATCTAATTAGGGTTCTGAGGAAGTACGATCACAACCAGTTCTACTACATTGGGAGCTTATCGGAGAGCCACCTTCAGAACATATACTTCTCTTACGGCATGGCCTACGGCGGCGGAGGGTTCGCCATCAGCTACCCTCTGGCGAAGGCCCTCCAGACAATGCAAGACCGCTGCATTCAGAGGTACCCTGGCTTGTACGGCTCCGATGACCGGATGCAGGCTTGCATGGCTGAACTCGGTGTTCCACTCACCAAGGAGGCCGGGTTTCACCAG TATGATGTGTATGGAAACTTGTTCGGGCTCCTTGCAGCTCATCCCGTGACTCCATTGGTGTCCCTGCACCACCTTGATGTGGTTGAGCCCATCTTCCCCAATGTGAGTCGCGTAGAAGCCCTTCAACGGCTTACGGTACCAATGAAGCTTGACTCAGCAGGCCTCATGCAGCAATCCATCTGCTACGACAAATCAAAGAGCTGGACCATTTCCGTTTCATGGGGTTTCGCGGTTCAGATATTCCGCGGCGTGTTTTCGCCCCGCGAGATGGAAATGCCTTCAAGAACATTCTTGAATTGGTATAGAAGAGCAGATTACACGGCATATGCATTTAACACGCGTCCAGTTAGCAGACACCCATGCCAGAAGCCTTTTGTGTTTTACCTGTCAAAGGCAAGATTGAATTCCACAACACAACAGACACTGACTGAATATGAGAGGCATCGCATTCCTCATCCTGAATGCCGCTGGAAGATGGCTAATCCCGCTTTTCTCGACAGAGTGGAGGTATATAAGAAGCCAGATCCACATCTATGGGATAGA GCTCCAAGGAGGAACTGTTGCAGAGTTGTCAAGTCTtctaagaagaagaaagggacaATGGTGATACATGTGGGTGTGTGTGGGGAAGGTGAGGTAAGCGAAGCATAG